The window aaaacactaaactagacttaaaaacacaagaatagactctctagactctaaactgacctaaAACATTCAAATCTGCCAAACTAAatgaaattgactcaattctagacctaacaagtactttggacgaaattaacaCTTACTTTGActtaaaagattaaaagaaaacaggTTGTACCTTAACTAACTCAGAATGTACttaaaagaatcaaaacagattctagggATGAAATTGGACAAATTTAAGACTAAATTAAGACTCAAACAATGTTTATGGACTAATTCTAACctatattgactcaaaacactctaaagaacCTAATTAGGACAGGTTCTGACCTAAtaacataaaacagaaaatggGGTTTGATTTCtgacgaaattgaattaaaactaaacaaattgcaaatcaaagtaaattaaaacgaaattaaggtgaattcaagggtgaaaagctagttagaggatccttctccacacatgaacatataaaacataaatcgatttccagtattgtttctttaaatcatgaacgacaatgccccaaattaatcgtgaatgcacaaattaactctcagatttccctaaattcattgaattggatgaatgcatgtaacaacccaaattattcttctcaagttccctatatgaacagcatgatagagttacattcaaagatcattaaattccatgtaaatcataagcattgacaaggcaattataactatgaactgcatgatacttttgccaagaatctacttaacacgattgtgactaacaatctccactacttgtaataaTAAGTttctaacgattaggtgaaagtcccttataatttagcatcagattcaagcatgcaaactaagtaggcctcctttatcaacacacaagaataagttatcaatcaaatagataagtaaatcgcattcatgttttacgacaCAATAACTAaaaggaatcaattcatattaacatatgtccatggcttcaaattcaccactaactaataagagtttagttccacatgttcatagcaattgaaaagcaaattaaaataaacatcgAGACTGAAACAAGGGAAGAAATAACTCTTAAAACTCCCAAGGATGCAAATGGCTTGCGCACAAGGCcctccttcatcaatggaatgcacgacaaggctctccttcttctccaaaaggtgcggcagagatGTATATGGATGTAGGATGGtgttttgtgatgtagaatggtggttagggttgcggcaagggtgtTTTTGAGTGGTATGAAGGTGGTTCCGAATTTAGGCtttaaaaacacatatatagAGGCACGGcaaagctagggttttcacaaaatctgatgGGAAgaggttagggttttggagataaaaggcttggcccatccaaaggagaaaagaactagggtttgtgcagctttttaggcttctagaagtGTTAGGTGCGGCACAACCCTAGGGGAGATAGATTAGGGTTTAAACTTAGTAGATTTTAAGGCTTAGGGCCTAAAGATtcggtttagggtttaaatcaacaaagaaaagggttttggcccacttagtttctgaaaaggatttgtagaacccaaatccacaaggaaaagggCCTAACAAATCAGAATCCAAAAGGGAAGAGGCTTGagaggtgcggcaagggttggaACCAAGGTGAAaaaggattaggaaacttccaatccaagaatagaaactttcaagaatggaaacctccaactttataaactttggcttccaattatgaactctttgttcttcatgttcatttcttcatttcttgcctcctttgatcttcaatttcatccatccatttggcaccaagcatgtgatatccattttatgctcaaaattgctccaaaaggccccaattgcactttcttgccaactttgtcatttggacctataaacacatgaaaatagcttaaaacactataataaccacaaactaactataaaagtgcaagaaaacaagctaactaagtcgcataaatatgctcctatcaaattcccccacacttagcttttgctagtcctcgagcaaaacaaaggaaacaaaacaaacaaaacataacctaaaccttccaacatttccctcagggatttccaatgaaacatgacacattaaaaatcactactcacatagattttagttatCCCTACTCTCAAgcgcatacttaatcacagtcaccacttactagttcgcATTTAATCacataaaacaacattttgaatgtagtaacatgccttagagaattccctcaattcctcaccggatatacactctattttcacacagaatttctgactacactccccatactaggtatatgtgagaagattgatgtaaatatgtaaACTAACACTCACATAAGTTATAAGCgaagaaagcattttctggaattattaatgcatgtatatatatatgatctcacgaacggaatgctactacttagacacgagaaccagggataccatatgctcataccaatcccaaactccacatattgaaatacacaacaaccaagatcaaagtctaagggttgtaatagggctaagggtattggctaacaaagaaaggtaaggaaaacaaacgttcttaaagcaatagtaagcaaggtaatgaaattgacacttagaattcacttttgaatgcaaaaatcaacttttaaacacaagggaagattCCTACACACTTAGGgccaaattcaactttttggaccctttcttcaacaaccaacactttagagctcttctttattcttttcacaacttttctttctttctttctttcttttttttttttctattttccacgaattttttcttttctttttcttttccacccGTGCCTCAtttcttcccccacacttgttttctagaacaatgttgatcaaaaggaattccctctaagtttttatccactatactttaagaacaagggtgtggatagtcctattctaggctaggtgaggataatgtggctaacaaagaaaataggctaattaaggctcaaaggggttaaacctacaaaaccaaatgcatggaatgaaggctttttggctctggtggtaactactaacaacttcatcttgcTATATGTTATgcattcaattttaagttttgaatgaaacgggtatgagttctagtatttggaactaaagtgataaaacgcattctaagtagcaaccaagcaaagaataatgagatcatgcaatgactttagaaaacaacaaatcacAGATTactaactctccaaataaagtttaggcttaagtctctcagggttgtagcgttagtttgagttccttccttcaagcatgttaccaaaaacttattttttcctttgtgattacatgtgaattcgtaaacgttaactacaaccaagcataaaccaaagagtatatcaaacttccatccatgtttgtaactttctttcacagtcatgcaattaaaaaccaaatcctcatcattgtgttggaaggtaccctaagacacaaacaaacacacaaaaacaactctttttgggtttttcaaaacaatttttcaaatttttatgagattttcggatttttatgtcaaaacacactaaaatgcaccaaaacagcttaaaaacacttaaaaacagcaaggaacaactttggaagttatgggtgataaaatcccacgaatttgcaataaaaacacttgtttaccccccccccacacacttaaaccaaacattgtcctcaatgtttcaaacatagactcacacatatgcaagcaaacaacacaactaacaaacacaacaaacatggcaaagtaaaaacaagaaagaacgcaaatctggttatggagcTCGAATTCCTTCAATCCCTCGTTTgaacacatgggttgcctcccaagaagcgcttgctttaacatcttccagccggacgatacctctgTTTAAGTTTGAATAGGGCCCATGGCATGGAGGGATATGTTTTCCACGGCATGCTCCTCAAATACTCATACATTGGCTCTCTGAATGGAAGGGGATAGTAATCCTTCCTGattggggtgttgagcatcctAAAGTCAATGTAATCATTCCCATCAGCTTAGATTCGATTGGGGAgctgcaccatacaaggtaacaacctattagttgaatgggaatcgaaattggaatagGTAGCTTACCAATGGGCTGCAAGGAAATGGCAGCACAATCCACAAATGCATGTGGGGTGTTCTCGGGCAGATTTAGGGTTTTAAGGATTGTGGCCGTAAACTCCTTGTcatccactccaattccctcttcgTTGGTGGTTTGAAATGCATCCTTCTTGATAGGTGTTGAAGGTTCTTGCCCTATATTTTTAACTACATCAACggcaaaacaagaacgaacatgaTTAGGCTTCTCCACATAGTCAGAAACATTAAAATTAATCATATCACTTCCAAACGCCATAGTTACTGCTCATttagccacatcaatcttggtttgagctgttttcatgaaaggacgtccaagtaagagtggtgatgATGGAGAGTGTGCCGAGtcttccatgtcaagcacataaaaatctgcaggaaaaatcaaatggtctacctgcaccaaaacatcttctaacactcctttcggatatgcattagatcgatcggataattgaataataacaccatcatttttaagctctctgagattcatagatgcataaacagaatatggcatgacattaattgatgcacctaaatctagcatagcatgatcaaaccttgtattgccaataacacaaaagatagtgaaactacctggatctttgcatttaggtggtagttttctttgcaacaatgtagatacattctcacttacatgtaccacctctttctccctaatccgtttccttgttgtacaaagcttcttcaagaacttagAGTACTTCGAGATTtgttttatggcatcaaggagcggAATATTGACGTGCACCTTCCTAAACGTCTCCAGAATGtctttttcatcctcttcattCTTAGATTGCATGAATCTGCTAGGAAAAGGAGCATTCAGTGGAAtagaatttgaaaaatttgaatTAGGACGTACCTTGGTCGAATTGGATGGTTTGGGAAGTGTAGGAGTGCACGGCAAAGTTGTTtccttccttgccgtgggtgtgtTTTGGACATCCTCCTCTTGTTGTAGCTTTTCGTCCTCTGTTTGGGCAGGTTTGGATAGTTGGGAGTCcgttccaacttcttttccacttctcaacgtGATGGCTTTAGCAGTTTCAAACCTTCCCTTCGGATTCACAATGGTTAAACTAGGGAGTTTTCCTTCttctcgaaactgccccatgaactctGAAATCTGCCCTATTTGCCTCTTTACTTCACTtatctccttggcttgattttgttggccctgcattaatgaatttagtaatcgaagaagtgtatcattatctaGTGACGAACCTAAGTTaatttgggcagattgtggtggGACTTGTGGTGGTACATATGGCCTTTGAAACACCCCAGGTGGTGTTTGCCGAAATCCCCCTtgttgggcaggttgttgtggctctctccacttgaaatttggatgatctctccacctcggattgtaagtgttggagtatggatcgtttcgtggctgattttggctcccaaaacccacgacattggcagattcccaccctccattctcaatcaattgagggcattggtCATTAAGATGTCCTTGCATAGAACACATGCCACAAACACTTGGTCCTTGTATCTTCAtcccttcggccatctgagataTAATAGAAGTGAGGTTAGTTAATTATGATTGAATGTCGgacatagaacttacctcattaacttgctgccgtggggggTCTTTTTGTCCAAGCCCTTCGTATTGTTATGCATTTAGCGCCCGGTTGGCAATTAAGATTTTTGCGCCATTGGTGTTTTGTCAACCAATGCACCTCCCACTgaagcatctagcatttgtcgctCAATTGGAAGAAGTCCTTCATAAAAGTATTGAAGTAGAAGTTCTTCTTTCATTTGGTGCTGAGGACATGAGGCGACAAGAGccttaaaacgctcatagtatgCTGGAAAGGACTTTCCTTGgctttgttgaatgccactaatcttcttcctcaagagaatgactctcgAAGTGGGGAAGAACTTCTCTAAAAATGCcctcttcatgctttcccaagaagtgaccATCCCGGGTGCTAATTCATAAAgtcaatctttagccttttccacaagagagaatggaaaagccttcatcatcaaAATGTTCCCATCAACATTAATGGGTGTTATGCTCGAACAAACGACTTCGAACTCCTTGaaatgcttgtttggatcttccatggacaacctatggtatttgggaatgtgatgtaacaagcttgacttcaattcgaactcgttgGTCTTGCCTTGAGCAGCCaaggggtattgaatgcaaagggGTGCGGCATTAGCCAACCCCGAGGCTGAGAGTTCTTTTATTGTacgattgtccgctgccatgacttcttcttcttcttcaaattcagattcaacctctgaacttgaactaggtggattaggttctggttgcttcctctttcgtctcaaagttctttcaaaatcaTCGTCGAACTCCAAGATGTTTGCACCAATGTGTTGAGAACTACAAATCATAAACTAATACCTAAAACAAGGAAACAAACACAATCTGCAACCAAGTATTAAGGCACGACAGAAAcacaaaaaacacacacacaaactcacgaataaacataaaagaaaatacaaaagacACGACAcaaacaagggattagcaagtttgctaatccccggtaatggcgccaaaatttgatgtgaaaattacttgacacacaaattaaaccctattgtcgacaattgtagcaaagatgtaagtagggatcgttctaaaccggggattaactagggctgctaatctactcaaatcaaactctaaaacactaaactagacttaaaaacacaagaataGACTCTCTAGACTCTAAATTGACCTAAAACATTTAAATTTGCCAAACTAAatgaaattgactcaattctagacctaacaagtacTTTGAATGAAATTAACACTTACTttgactcaaaagattaaaagaaaacaggTTGTACCTTAACTAACTCAGAATgtacttaaaagactcaaaacagattctagggatgaaattggacgaatttaagactaaattAAGACTCAAACAATGTTTATGGACTAATTCTAACTTatattgactcaaaatactCTAAAGAACCTAATTAGGACAAGTTCTGACCTAATAACATAAAACAGAAAAGGGGGTTTGATTTCtgacgaaattgaattaaaactaaacaaattgcaaatcaaagtaaactaaaacgaaattaagatgaattcaagggtgaaaagctagttagaggatccttctccactcatgaacatatgcaacataaatcgatttccagtattgtttctttaaaccatgaacgacaatgccccaaattaatcgtgaatgcacaaattaactctcagatttccctaaattcattgaattggatgaatgcatgtaacaacccaaattattcttctcaagttccctatatgaacaacatgatagagatacatttaaagatcattaaattccatggaaatcataagcattggcaaggcaattataactatgaactgcatgatacttttgccaagaatctacttaacacgattgtgactaacaatctccactacttgtaattcTAAGTttctaacgattaggtgaaagtcccttataatttagcattagattcaagcatgcaaactaagtaggcctccttaatcaacacacaagaataagttatcaatcaaatagataagtaaatcgcattcgtgttttacgaaacaataactgaaaggaatcaattcatattgacatatgtccatggcttcaaattcaccactaactaataagagtttagttccacatgttcatagcaattgaaaagcaaattaaaataaacatcgaaactgaaacgagggaagaaagaactcttaaaACTCCCAAGGATGCAGATGGTTTGCGCACAAGGCCCtcattcatcaatggaatgTACGACAaggctctccttcttctccaaaaggtgcggcagagatGTATATGGATGTAAGATGGtgttttgtgatgtagaatggtggttagggttgcggcaagggtgtTTTTGAGTGGTATGAAGGTGGTTCCGAATTTAGGCtttaaaaacacatatatagAGGCACGGcaaagctagggttttcacaaaatctgatgGGAAgaggttagggttttggagataaaaggcttggcccatctaaaggagaaaaaaactagggtttgtgcagctttttaggcttctagaagtGTTAGGTGCGGCACAACCCTGGGGGagataaattagggtttaaacTTAGCAGATTTTAAGGCTTAGGGCCTAAAGATtcggtttagggtttaaatcaacaaagaaaagggtttTGGCCCACTTAGTTTTTGAAAAGGATTTGtagaacccaaatccacaaggaaaatgGCCTAACAAATCAGAATCCAAGAGGGAAGAGGCTTGAGAGGTGCAGCAAGGGTTGGAACCAAGGTGAAaaaggattaggaaacttccaatccaagaatagaaactttcaagaatggaaacctccaactttagaaactttggcttccaattatgaactctttgttcttcatgttcatttcttcatttcttgcctcctttgatcttcaatttcatccatccatttggctccaagcatgtgatatccattttatgctcaaaactgctccaaaaggccccaattgcactttcttgccaactttgtcatttggacctataaacacatgaaaatagcttaaaacactataataaccaCAAACTGACTAtaaaagtgcaagaaaacaagctaactaagtcgcataaatatgctcctatcagtgtgAAGAACTAAATTGTGACTGACAGGTTGAGTTTAGTAGATTGCATCTCATAACAATTACCGTGAATTACATAATTGAGTAGACATACTGGTTATGATTTGTGTAGTATCCTGTAATTTTTCATTTAGCGTAAAGGGTTTCGATTATCTATATATGTGGCTAGACATAGCATTGGTAGATAGTTAGAAACACGGTTAGTATATTCTGACAGGAAATATTGACGATTCAAGGGATAATTGCTAGCAACATGGGAATAATTTGATGTTAATATGAATAACGGTATTAGAtgggattgagaatgaggagCCTGATGTCCTAGTGCTTCCATATATTAATCTTTTATAATTCATTCAGTTTTACTTCGTGTTCGATCAATTGTTATTTTTACTTTCGTTTCGtttctttgcatatttgaatTTGTCAATGTAATCCTTCTTTTAGTTAAGTATAGTTTGAAGTCAATCTCAATAGTAAATTTAGGTTAATCTAATCCTTATTTGAACGACACTTTACTTATCACTATAATACTTGAACGATATTGTACACTTGCAATTATCAACAACAGTGAGTAAGTTGAATAAGCGTAACATCTTAATATTTTGGCAGCGTTGACACAAGTTCCTTACTTCATTATGCaaagggacaaggattgtttgcCCTTCTTGTTCTCGTGccctcttgttttgtgtggtcacagttaagccacgtcaacattttatattgttttttttatagagataataagacaaaaatgaatagtaatataaaatattgacgtggcttaaccgtgaccacacaaacaggagggcatgagAGGGCACAAgaacaaggagggcagacaatccttgtcctatgCAAAGAGGTGCAATTGATGTCTGCAACAGAAGAAGGGAagcaaaaagagagaaagtagTTATTAGCAAGATTCACTGAACAAATTGACTTTTTGAACCAATCGGTAGTTGTACTACATTGCCAGACTCTAACATTCTGCATAGACATTTTAAGCCAATAACAGTACCTAAATGTTTTGGTTCGggataaattaaagaaaaactaatgaaaaaggtttgaaaactgtgagttttaacgaaaatgacaaaataaagggtaaagtgaatagtatcagattGACTTTATAgtgttaaaatgtgatttttcgttaaagtgaacagtactggaagcttttcattaaaattcccaTAAATTAAATCTTCTACCACTTCTGGTTCTAAAAATTCATGCGGCATGTGATGGATTTTACCACAATCCAGCACAGTATGTGAAAAAAACCACCGCTGGTTGGTTTAGTAGTTGTGGATGAATTTCAAGCTCATATTCTACACGGCATGTTCTAAGTTCGATTTCTGGTGCTGATGAATCACTCGATGGTAGCCAATGACAGACTAAAATATCTCTGTGAGTCTTCTTGGCCCTCAAAAGGGTGGACTGCCGTATCAAAGCCACAAATTGAtcccattttaaaaaaaaaacagctcaGTCATAAAATGTTTTTGGTCTTAACCCAAATAACAATATATTGTACATTGCAATTTGCtaacaaaatagaaaaaacaTTGGAAGGTTGATACAACTTCAATCGTGATGTATAGAAAAAGGTCAATGATCACACTAATTATATCATAAATGTTAATACCACACCTAACTTCTTAGTTAAATAGTTGAAGAGGCACCATGTGATCCCTTAGTACCTATCAATCCCCATCCACCCCACCTACATGTTGCGCTCCCCTTCTTTACAAAATTTAGACGGTGCCACAACCAACATTGGTCGCTCTCTTTGCCATTGCAAAAAGTTCTCTTGTCACTTTGGTACAATACTTTAAGTTTAAGGTAAACTCTATGACACATGTAAAAGGGTTTACATGATCctttattatgagagttgatgcacttgataattttttatatgacCCGTTAATAAGAtacaaaaacaacataaaataaagGATTTCGAGTCAACACGATAGCTAATCGGGTCGTTATCTGGTCACCCGTAAAGAACTTGTTAATAACAAGTCCTTAACGGGTTTACACGCAAGTAACCCATTTCAACccattatgaaaaaaaatattttgatgattttaaagttaaactactaaaaaaacttactataaatacaatagtcatatagTCATagtgtatatattgtatattaaatatgtattatcgtattattattatattattattaatattattattattctatataagtttttaaaaaattaatttttatttatttatttttatcataagagtttcttattatcattactaagataaattttacttgacttgttgtccaaaattcaaataaactagtattgtatattttttgtcaaaactaaTATTATAAATGACCTAACAAAGTTTTTTTTGCTCTTTCTCATACAATCATACTCATAAATATTAAACCCTCTTAAAAGTGAGATTAAAGCAttataaaaacattaaaaataaaaatactaaattaatttaaaaataccaaacacattaaaaaaattataataactaaTTTATAAGTGCAAATACTAAGGCTTTttcattaggctcttattttgggaTATGTAAGTGACGATGTGGTATGTATATACCAATATAGTATtaagtttttcatttgattatttatttgtttaaatatattttatttaatggGTAACGAGTTAGGTCATATTATCCATTAACATTAACGTGTCGAGTTCGGGTCATGTCATATTACTCGTTCattttaacaggtgttacacaacacgatccgttaagatatcggaTACGACACAAAAACGATACGCACACAAGAAATACAACACAAATGCTAGGCCTAAGAGTTGAGCTTGTTATTTTGAAACAACGTGGAAGGTTAGATATATAGGCATCAGgaacatttttgctcaccaccgtAAACTATGGTTTATGCTCACCACCTTATTTATCAcagttagatgagtttgaatttcgagaTTTGTGTAGTAGATaggcacaaatctcaaaattcaaactcatctaacagTGATAAATAGGTTGGTGAGCATTCCCACCACTTgagggtggtgagcaaaaatggcACTCTATAGACACTACTTCTACTTGAATTTACCTACTTTAGCCTCAAATTAGACTAAATTATCATCCCAACAGCCTGACTCAAGTTTCCACGCCAAGTTACTCTGTCACCCTGGTTCCGTCATTAGTCGGTGGGTTGACTCGTGTACATTCACATTTTAAATCATGTTTCGATGAGTTGATCGAAATTTAACTCGACTTTGTTTACGCTAAACTGAAAAGAAATTATGCTAGTTGTCAATTAACTATCAAATTTCCAGCTCGTTACATACTCATGTTCTTACTAATAAGCAATGGTTTTTGCAGGTTCTTTGGTCACATCGGCAGAAATGGATAGGAACACAAATACAATGTGGATTTACCCCAAACTTAGGCAAACGATCGCATAAAGTTGATTAGCCCCATTACCATtgaattaaacaacaaaaagatGATGTTTCTTTATGTAATCGGCGCCCATGTGGTGGGTGGGCCCACGAAAACTAAAAATCGGATTCCACAAAGACTTgcttttaatttcttaattgACATGTACACCTTGCAACTATCAATAACGATTATGCATTATTGCATCTTTGATCACAATTGAGATAATttctaagtttttattttttgccacccaaaacccaaaaggaatatatttttatcttcttcctgTACCCCAATATTGTTGCATAAAGATTcttttcggattttttttttaaagtattctaagaataaattcattttatcatttaatcgtacattatgcggtcagctttcgttaggtactatttgtgttctattctaaataaaatatttaaaataattttttaccgcaAGCATGAACGAATAAGATGAACTCATTTCTAGGAccctcacaaaaaaaaaaatctgaatagGATCCTATTCCATACCCCAATACCAATATACccccatttcttttcttttgacacccacttccacctccacctcccCCAAATTCCAAAGGCTTTGTAGTTTGCACCCTTCACTTTGTTGAACAAAAAGACTGCCATGCTGGGTGGAAAATAATTTGTTTCAAGTTGGAGGGCATTTGAGCAAATTAGGAGCCAAAGGGTGCCCTATGAGGAatgccttttcttcttcttgctgcGGAAGGAGGTGGAGGCGGAGTGGGCGGGCATATGTCTTGTTGTGAGCCTTCACGCAACTCTTCTCTCCTCCCCATTGCCTCCTCATCCTTTGCCTCTAAGGTAAAGTTTGCATCCCCATTTCTATTTATTCCCGCAAGCTTCACCATTGCCaaccaaaaaatcaaaaatttAAGAAAGATGGTaacttttatttacaaaattacacCCCATCAACCAATCTAAAAGGGTCGTGATTTTCACATTTCCGTTTTGTGTTTctatcccttgtttttttttttttttttaatttattcaatctaatggctagaaaaaagaaaaaccagaGAGAACATAGTGCAAAAATCACTTCTcgtaaaaaaaattccaatttaatgaatgtgATGGCTCATGAGAATGATCATTGTCAGTGGTGGGTAAATGATGGTGATAGTGATGGAAATTAGATAAATGTGGGAATAAATTTATGAGCACAATGTGAAGCAAAGC is drawn from Malus domestica chromosome 14, GDT2T_hap1 and contains these coding sequences:
- the LOC139191182 gene encoding uncharacterized protein codes for the protein MVTSWESMKRAFLEKFFPTSRVILLRKKISGIQQSQGKSFPAYYERFKALVASCPQHQMKEELLLQYFYEGLLPIERQMLDASVGGLGQKDPPRQQVNEGQQNQAKEISEVKRQIGQISEFMGQFREEGKLPSLTIVNPKGRFETAKAITLRSGKEVGTDSQLSKPAQTEDEKLQQEEDVQNTPTARKETTLPCTPTLPKPSNSTKVRPNSNFSNSIPLNAPFPSRFMQSKNEEDEKDILETFRKVHVNIPLLDAIKQISKYSKFLKKLCTTRKRIREKEVVHVDHLIFPADFYVLDMEDSAHSPSSPLLLGRPFMKTAQTKIDVAK